The DNA sequence GTCAATATTAGGTAGAAGCCAAATTGATTAAGTAAGATAGGCTTTGCCGCAGCCAAAATTAAATACATGCTAGCTAGGCCCATTAGGGCACCTAGTCCACTCAGCAATAGCGCTTCAATCAGTAACAAACCAAAAATATGTCTCGGTTTAGCCCCTACCGAACGCAAAATAGCCATTTCTCTGCGGCGCTCTTTTAAGCTCACCATTAAGGTGGTTAACATACTCATTAAACCGGTAATTACCACACAAATAGACACTGCTAGCAGTGCGCTTTCAGCGATGCTTAAAATGCTCCACAATTCTTGCAAGGCTACGCCCGGCAATATCGCTAACAAAGCCTCATTCTTATACTGGTTTATTTGCCGCTGTAGACTAAAAATTTGTAACTTAGACTGAGTCCCTAACATCATGGCTGTAATGCTAGACGGCGTAAGCTGTTGCGCACTGTAGGGGTCGCTTTGAGGCGCTAAATGAATAGCTTCAATCCCCGCTAAAGTAGTGATAACCGTGCGATCAACTGGCGTACCGGTTGGTTTTAATATACCGCTGACCACAAACGGGTATTGATCATGATTAACAAAGCTAACTGCGGCAATACCATGGGCAACCACAATCTTATCACCCAGTTGATAGCCTAACTTGCGGGCCACTTCAGCCCCTAGAACCACCTCGAAAGTATCATTCAAGGCCTGCCCTTTTGCAAAGCGTAAAGGCTGTTTATTGGCATATTGGTAATGGTCAAAAAAGCTATTGGTTGTGCCCATGACTCGATAACCGCGATGTGAATCACCCAGCGAAATAGGAATCGACCACTTCACTGAAGACTGACCGGCGATCTCTTGATAACTGTCCCAACTAATATTATTGGTCGCGTTACCAATGCGAAATACTGAATAGAGAAGTAGTTGAGTAGGACCACTGCGCGCCCCCACAATTAAATCGGTACCCGAGATGGTCGAGGCAAAACTCGATTTAGCTTGGGTACGCAGATTCTCTACACCAAGGAGTAAAGCAACACTTAAGGCAATAGTAAATAAGCTTAATAAGGCGGTACCACGCCTTGCCCAAAGGCTATGTCCGGCGAGTTTAAGCAAGCTCATGCTGGCCTCCTAAATTAAGCGCGGGTAAATCAACCACTTGCTCAAAACGTTCAGCTAACTCATGATCATGGCTCACCAATAATAAACTACTGTCACAGTGTTTTAGTTCAGCCATCAGCAAGTTCATAAAGTGTTCGCGGTTAGTTTTATCTAAAGCAGAGGTGGGTTCGTCGGCAATAATAAGCGCCGGTGAGCCAATCATGGCACGCGCGGCAGCTACCCGTTGCTGCTGGCCAATGCTCAGTTGGCCTACCGGCTGCTCGAGCTGTTTGTCGGGCAATTGTAGATGCGCCAGTAAGCGCCGCGCTTCTTCAAGCACCGTGGCTGAGCGACTCAAGGCGCGCTGTTTACGTAGCCTAGAAAACTGACAAGCCAAAGCAACATTGTCTAATACGGATAAATAAGGCAACAAATTAAACTGCTGAAATACATAACCAATATTGTCAGCGCGTAATTGGTCTCGCTTCGCAGCAGACAGGCTGGCGCAGTCCTGTCCCATAAATTCAAGCCGCCCGCGCTGTGGGCTTATCACCCCAGCTATTAAGCTCAATAGGGTCGACTTACCACAACCGCTAGGCCCATGGATGAAGGTATGACTGGCAGCTTGAATGTTTAAATGGGGAATGTGAATGGCCGGGTGCTGTTCACCCGGCCACGCAAACACCACTTCATCTAAACGCAATAGAGAAGCAGAGTGAGTCATTTTATAGCTTCACCTTATTTTGATTGGGTTTAGCGTCAAGGGCGGTTTGTCCGCTATCGCTAACCCCTTGCACATGAAATACTTGGATCCGTGGGAAGGCCTCAAACCACTGAAGCTCAAAGCCAGTTAATGTAGATAATTGATGGCAATGGAACTGATAACTCAAGCGCACATCTTGATGGCTGGAATGATCGTGGCTATCCGGTTCTGCGAGTTCATTGTGCTGCTCATGCATGGCTTCATCATCTTGATGCTTAGCATGGTCATGAGCATCATGTTCTTCCGCTTCACTATGATGGTCGTGTTTATCATGCTCATGATGTTCTTCCTCTTCATCATGATGGCCATGTTTATCATGCTCATGATGTTCTTCCGCCTCACTATGATGGTCGTGTTTATCATGCTCATGATGTTCTTCCTCTACATCATGATGGTCATGTTTACCATGCTCATGGTGTTCGGCTTCTAACGCCCCCCAGTCCTGAGTCACTTTTTCTAACTCACATTCGCCACCATCAAATGTAAACAGTTGCATCGCTTGCGCCACCTGCAATTGTGCATCACTCAATAATTGCTGTTGCTGCTCGTTAACTGGAGCATGCTCAAAACCCAACAAGTTATCGGCGGGTGAGTGAATGTCGATATCTAATTGTTCGCCTGAAGCGGCGAAAAATAACTCTGCAACCCCATGTTGATGGGCTGATTGCGCATATACTGCGCAGCTAAGCAGGCTTAGGCCCGCGACAAAAATAGGCTGTAACTTCATTGTGTATATCCATGATTAACTAAAAAATTAAAGGTTTCTTACGGTTAGTTTCATGGAGGGAGGGGAGCGCGCACTCGCGGTAACCGCATCAACATTTTGATAGCGGTAGTGGGATTTAATAGCACTCACTGCACCACTGAGCAATGCGGTAATTAGTGCACTACAAGTGATTGCAGTTGCGAGTTTTTCTAAATGATAACAAAGCTGACAATGTACCTCAGAATGGGCCGGGTCTAAGCGCTCCAATTGATGTTCACCCCACGCCAAGGCAAGCGCGAACACTGATAAAATCAGTATCCATGTTAACCTGTTCTGGGAGCGGGGCGTTGTCATCTAGTTACCTATTGGTGATTCATTGAGCGCCAAAGCTACTCAGCTAAAGACTCTAACAATTTCACTTGGTAAGAGCCAAACTTACGGATATTTATCACACCATTGTTAAAGATTAAATACTGGCCCTTTATTCCTTGTAATTCACCTTGTACTAGAGGGTCTTTGTCTAGGTTGAAACTAGCAATTTTTGAAGGATATTGCTGAACCGGAAAGTGTAAATCTACCACTTTCTCATCGGGCAAAGCCGTTACCGCGTCGAAACCAAAGCGCTCCGACAGCTCGGCTAAGGCCTCAGCAATTTGCGGCAACAAGCGCTCACGCTCAGCCTCTAAGTCTAGTGCGATGGCATCACCTTTTAACATTGCGCGCCAGTTGGTTTTATCAGCCACTAACTTAGCTAACTCAATCTCAACAAGGCCCGACAACTGGCGAGTCGCCACTTTAAAAATAGGTAGCGCTTGCGTCGCACCTTGGTCTATCCATCGAGTGGGTATTTGGCTATGGCGGGTAATACCCACTTTAAGGCCTGAAGTATTAGCGAGATAAACGTAATGCGGGATCATACAGTACGTATCACCCCACTCAGGCTCCCTGCAAGTTCCTTCGGCATAGTGACAAGTTTCTGGTTTCATGATGCACATGTCGCAACTCGCCAGCTTACGCATGCAAACAAAGCAATGGCCTTGCGAGTAGCTTTTTTTAGTTTTTTTTCCGCAGCTACGGCAATTAATACTGCCGGTAAATTCGAAGCCAAAGGACTTACCTATAAGCGGGTTCAGATGTAATTCTTGGTCGCCAATGGGCAAGTAGTATTGTACTTGCTCTGCCAATTCGGCGCGCATTTTAGAAAGGTGTCCTTGCATCATTGATTACTCATGGGAAACATTAAGGCTGAGCAGTCTAAATCAAAGCAGGCAGCTATCCAAGAGAGTATCCGGTAGATAGTTAATATGGGTAATCCACATCGCTATCCACTTGGTCGATCATTATTTGATGTAACTCGTCACTTTCGATAAGCAATGGCATGACTTGCTCAAACTGGCTAAGCAGCTCAGCCCCCTTATCAGTGGCAGCAAAGCAAAAGGTGGACCCGTAGCTTAAGACCGAATCAATGATGGCAATACCGCCATCAAGCTCAGGGGCCAGCGCTAACAGCGCTTCTATATCGGCCCGATAATCTAAAATCGCGTCAACCCGCCCCTTTTTCAATAACTTAATCATCTGAGTTAAATCAGAATATTCACTATACTTAGTGCCTTCGGGTAGCGAGTCGGCCCAATCATAACCAAGATGAGACACCACGCGTTTCCCCACTAAATCATCAAGTGACATATAGCTATCGTAAAATGCTTCTGACACCAGCATATCTGTTACATCGGCCTCGACGATATAACTAGAGCAATTGGCATTATCAAATTCATCTTCGGAGGCACCAAAGACCAAATCTACTTGTTGTTTTTCGAGCATAGCAATTGAGCGAGGATAGGGCATAAAATGAAAGGCATACTGGTGTTCAGGAAACACCCGCTTTAGCAAGGCGAAGTAATAACCGGTGCCATCTTTGTTGCTATAGTCTTCCCAAAAATCGGTGGCCACAGAGATATTACTAGCAACAGATGTAAAAGAATGGATAAGCAAATAAACAATGACAATTATTTTCATCTACCTAGTTAAATCCTTGAGTCATCTTTAGGCTAATAGTAGCAGAGTGACCTGCTTAGCGCTAAAGCACGCCCTCAAGGATTCCGCTCTTTTTTGCCAAAGCACTCTTGGTAACATCACCAGACACCCGATCGGCCCCTCGCAACATGGCATCAATCAGTTCACCCGCATCAAACTTGGTCAACGCTTCATCAGCGCCCACTTGGCTGGCTCGGTCGACACTGATTTCACTCGATAATGAGGTATGCAAAATAATATAGGCTTCAGCTATACCGGGGTCACTGCGCACTTCAAAGGTGAGTTCGTAACCATCTAATCCCGGCATCTCGATATCACTAACCAACACATCAATCGGGTTACCACTGGCAGCGGCCTGTTGCATCATTTTAAATGCGGTGGCGCCGTCACTGGCCATTTGATAATCAATTTCTATGCTGTCTAGCGCGCTAGATAACTGCTTACGCGCCGTGGCAGAATCATCAACTAATAAGATTTTAAGCTGACTCAAAATAGCTTGGTCGGGCAAACTTACCGATACCCTCACCCGGTCTTCATCATCAGGAAATACACTGGCAATCAGTTTTTCAATATCGAGTAACTGAACCAATTTATCATCAACCCGGGTCACGCCAGTGACATAAGCGTCTTTACCTAAAGAGCTAGGTGGTGGATCGATGTCACGCCAGCGACATTCGGTGATTTTCTCAATACCTCTCACCAAAAAGCCAACCGTCTGCCGACTTACGTCGGTAATAATGATCGAGCAACTTTCTCGCTCATCTTCACCAATCGGTCGATAACCTACCGCAGCAGCCATATCGATAACCGAAATGGTTTGCCCGCGTAATGACGCCGAGCCAAGTACGAACTGGTGAGAGTGAGGCAGTGCAGTTAGCCGGGTGTAAGGTACAATTTCACGCACTTTTAAGGTGCCAATTGCAAATAACTGACTTAATGACAGTCTAAAATGCAATAAACCTTGGGTTTGACTAGTGGCGCTACTCATACAGCATCCTTACTTATGTTAAAAAGGCTAACTAAGCACAACGTCGCTTAATTTGCTCTGCACTTGCTGGTCAGCAAGACGAAATTGTTCACATATGTTTTTTAGGGTCGGGCGATTGCAAGCCAAATGAGGCTTGGTAGCGCTAACCACTACGATATCAATTGCCGGCAACGGCGGCATTGTTTCAGCGCACATTTCTTGCAATTCACCTTTGCTAGAACGGGCCATGGCTGCTACAGCCAAACCCTGCGCAACTAAACCATACAAACCACTATGGTTAGCACTGGTCGCCATCAAGTGATAGGCAATCTCCGCTTTATCTAAACCATCAATCGCACTGCTGTGAAATTTGCAATCGGTATCATATAAGGCTAGCGGTAATGGCCGTTGCTGGCAAACATCTTTGGTGGCGGAACTGACCCAAATACCTTGGTCGTGACGCAGTAATAAACCCTCATCACTATCGGGGGGACGAGTAAGTATGGCTAAGTCTAGTTCCCCCAGATCAAGCTGCTCACGCAGCTGATAACTTGGTCCAGCTCGGAGTCGTAAGTACAAATTAGGTATCTGTTGCTGCAGTATCTCGGTAAATAGCGGCAAAATCGATAAACTGTAATCATCAGGACAGCCTATACGCAGCTCAACTTTAGCCTTGCTGTGTTTAAGCTCGGTCACGGCTTGATCATGTAAACTGACGATTCTACGGGCATAACTCGCCAAAGCTTGCCCTGCCGGGGTAAGTACTAGGCTACGCCCTTCTTTTTCAAACAAAGGGCTATCACTTTCTTGTTGCAGCTTTTTCATTTGCGCACTAATCGCTGATTGGGTGCGAAAAGTTTGGCTGGCGGCACGGGTAAAACTGCCACTTTCAACAAAAGCCACTAAGCTGCGTAAAGCATCAATATCCATGTTCACCCATTAACAAGACTGATAGTTGCCATCAAAAATAATCGTTATTCAAAGCACAAGCAACTTGCCACACTAAATACCTATTCGTTAAGCAAGGAACAGCAATGATTTTGCACGACTACTTACCTTCGGGAAATGGCTATAAAATTCGATTATTACTCAGCCTGCTAGGGCAAGAATTTCAAGTGAAGTGCTACAACATTGTTGCAGGAGAAACACGCACCGCTGCGTTTTTGGCACTGAACCCAAATGGCAAAATCCCCGTCTTGCAGTTCGACGACGGCCGCTGCCTAGCGGAGTCTAACGCCGTATTATTTTACCTCGCGCAGAATAGCGCATATTGGCCACAAGATAGCTGGCAACAGGCACAAGTATTAAAATGGATGAACTTTGAGCAGTACAGTCACGAGCCTAATATTGCCTCGGTACGCTTTTGGTTAGGTCACGCCGGTATGAACGACACACGCCAAGCCCAATTAGAGGACAAGATGAAGCAAGGTTATGCCGCGCTGGACGTGATGGAGCAAACGCTCAATCAGCAAGACTTTTTTGTTGGAGAGCAAATGAGCATCGCTGATATCGCTTTATACGCTTATACCCATGTAGCCGAAGAGGGTGGCTTTGAGCTAAACGCGTACCCCGCAATTAGAAAGTGGTGCCAGCGTATTAGCCAATTGGACAACTATTTGGCGATTGATGATGAATCTGTAGTGATGCATTGAGTTTAGCTGAGCTAAAAAAAGGACCAAGCCGCGAACGGCTTGGTCAAACGCTTACATTTGCTCTTACAATTGCGCTTACAACTTCACAATTAACTTGCCTTGGTTTTCACCGCTAAACAGTAAATTAATACCATCAATTGCTGATGCTAAGCCGTCTAATACATGCACTCGGTATTGCAATTTACCGGCTTGTAGATAGCCGCCGACTTGCTGCATAAGTTGTGGCGCGCGGTCAAAGTGGTCAGGCATGGTAAAACCCTGAATTGATAAACGCTTTTTAACAACGCTGATCCAATTAGGTCCCGCTGATGGGGTTTCGTTGTTGTAATCGGCGATCATCCCACACACCACAATGCGCCCAAAAGCATTCATATTATCAACCGCGACTTGTTGAATTGCGCCGCCAGTATTCTCAAAATAAATGTCCACGCCATCTGGCGTTAACTCTGCCACTCGCGCGGCAATATCATCGGTTTTGTAATTCACAGCGCCATCAAAACCTAGTTCTTCCACCAGCCAGCGACATTTCTCATCGCTGCCCGCCACGCCGATAACGCGTAAGCCCTCAGCCTTGGCTATTTGACCAACCAATGATCCCACTGAGCCAGCCGCGCCACTCACTAACAAGGTTTCGCCGGCTTTGGGTTTTGCTATTTCCAACAAACCTTGCGCAGCGGTCATACCCGGTAAAGCAAGAACCGCCAATACGGCTTCAGCAGGCAAGCCTGGTGGCACAATGTTCACACCAGTGCCATCGCTAACCGCTTGCTCTGTCCATCCAAACATTCCCATAACGCTTGCGCCTACAGGAAAGTTAGCATTATTTGATTCAATCACTTCAGCGATACCGCTAGCCCGCATCACATCACCCAGTGCAACAGGAGGAATGTAGCTATCGGTATCAGCACTCATCCAACCACGCATCGCCGGATCAAGTGACATATGAGTTTGCTTAACACGAAACTGCCCCTCAGCTAAAGCGTGAGTAGAATGCTCGCGAAGCTCAAAACAACTCGCTTCAATATGCGTAAGCGGGCGCTGAACTAAGTGAATTGATTGATAGCTAGACATAAAACTTCCTTAACATTGAGAGGCCGAAGCCGATTATTTTTATCGAAATCATTATAAATAGACCTCCCACTTGGAATAAATAGCCTATTTAGCTAAACTTTATTGTCTTTTTAGCAAAAAAGGTCTTTATGGATAAGCTCAGAGCACTACATTATTTTGCCCATTTGGCCGAATCTGGCAGTTTCACCCAAACCGCGGAGGCCTTTTCTGTACCTCCTTCTTCGGTATCACGGCGTATTTCTGATTTAGAAGCTTTACTCAAGCAGCAGTTATTACAGCGTAGCACTCGGCAAGTAAAACTGACTGAATTAGGTGCGCTGTACTACCAACAGATATTACCCGCACTGCATGGTTTGAGTGATGCTGAAGACTTGCTAAAGCAACAGCAGCAACACCCAAGTGGGATGCTATCGATCAGCGCCATGCCCAGTTATGGAGAGCTTTGTTTAGCCCCCGTACTCAATAAATTTTCACAGCTATACCCCGATATCATCCTTGATTTACATTTTAGCGATCAGCTTAGTAACTTACGCCGTGACCAAATAGATATCGCGATTAGAGGGGGGAAAGCCCCCGACGAGCGGATCGTCGCTAAACGACTATCGGAAAACCGCTTTGTACTCTGCGCGTCTCCAAAGTACTTGGCATTACATGGCCAACCCACCAGCCCCGAAGAGTTAA is a window from the Agarivorans sp. TSD2052 genome containing:
- a CDS encoding ABC transporter permease; translation: MSLLKLAGHSLWARRGTALLSLFTIALSVALLLGVENLRTQAKSSFASTISGTDLIVGARSGPTQLLLYSVFRIGNATNNISWDSYQEIAGQSSVKWSIPISLGDSHRGYRVMGTTNSFFDHYQYANKQPLRFAKGQALNDTFEVVLGAEVARKLGYQLGDKIVVAHGIAAVSFVNHDQYPFVVSGILKPTGTPVDRTVITTLAGIEAIHLAPQSDPYSAQQLTPSSITAMMLGTQSKLQIFSLQRQINQYKNEALLAILPGVALQELWSILSIAESALLAVSICVVITGLMSMLTTLMVSLKERRREMAILRSVGAKPRHIFGLLLIEALLLSGLGALMGLASMYLILAAAKPILLNQFGFYLILTWPSLEQWYLLLAVVVIGFIAGVLPAWRAYRYSLSDGMSIKI
- a CDS encoding ABC transporter ATP-binding protein — protein: MTHSASLLRLDEVVFAWPGEQHPAIHIPHLNIQAASHTFIHGPSGCGKSTLLSLIAGVISPQRGRLEFMGQDCASLSAAKRDQLRADNIGYVFQQFNLLPYLSVLDNVALACQFSRLRKQRALSRSATVLEEARRLLAHLQLPDKQLEQPVGQLSIGQQQRVAAARAMIGSPALIIADEPTSALDKTNREHFMNLLMAELKHCDSSLLLVSHDHELAERFEQVVDLPALNLGGQHELA
- a CDS encoding ZrgA family zinc uptake protein; amino-acid sequence: MKLQPIFVAGLSLLSCAVYAQSAHQHGVAELFFAASGEQLDIDIHSPADNLLGFEHAPVNEQQQQLLSDAQLQVAQAMQLFTFDGGECELEKVTQDWGALEAEHHEHGKHDHHDVEEEHHEHDKHDHHSEAEEHHEHDKHGHHDEEEEHHEHDKHDHHSEAEEHDAHDHAKHQDDEAMHEQHNELAEPDSHDHSSHQDVRLSYQFHCHQLSTLTGFELQWFEAFPRIQVFHVQGVSDSGQTALDAKPNQNKVKL
- a CDS encoding DUF2797 domain-containing protein; amino-acid sequence: MQGHLSKMRAELAEQVQYYLPIGDQELHLNPLIGKSFGFEFTGSINCRSCGKKTKKSYSQGHCFVCMRKLASCDMCIMKPETCHYAEGTCREPEWGDTYCMIPHYVYLANTSGLKVGITRHSQIPTRWIDQGATQALPIFKVATRQLSGLVEIELAKLVADKTNWRAMLKGDAIALDLEAERERLLPQIAEALAELSERFGFDAVTALPDEKVVDLHFPVQQYPSKIASFNLDKDPLVQGELQGIKGQYLIFNNGVINIRKFGSYQVKLLESLAE
- a CDS encoding substrate-binding periplasmic protein, producing the protein MKIIVIVYLLIHSFTSVASNISVATDFWEDYSNKDGTGYYFALLKRVFPEHQYAFHFMPYPRSIAMLEKQQVDLVFGASEDEFDNANCSSYIVEADVTDMLVSEAFYDSYMSLDDLVGKRVVSHLGYDWADSLPEGTKYSEYSDLTQMIKLLKKGRVDAILDYRADIEALLALAPELDGGIAIIDSVLSYGSTFCFAATDKGAELLSQFEQVMPLLIESDELHQIMIDQVDSDVDYPY
- a CDS encoding chemotaxis protein; amino-acid sequence: MSSATSQTQGLLHFRLSLSQLFAIGTLKVREIVPYTRLTALPHSHQFVLGSASLRGQTISVIDMAAAVGYRPIGEDERESCSIIITDVSRQTVGFLVRGIEKITECRWRDIDPPPSSLGKDAYVTGVTRVDDKLVQLLDIEKLIASVFPDDEDRVRVSVSLPDQAILSQLKILLVDDSATARKQLSSALDSIEIDYQMASDGATAFKMMQQAAASGNPIDVLVSDIEMPGLDGYELTFEVRSDPGIAEAYIILHTSLSSEISVDRASQVGADEALTKFDAGELIDAMLRGADRVSGDVTKSALAKKSGILEGVL
- a CDS encoding LysR substrate-binding domain-containing protein, with protein sequence MDIDALRSLVAFVESGSFTRAASQTFRTQSAISAQMKKLQQESDSPLFEKEGRSLVLTPAGQALASYARRIVSLHDQAVTELKHSKAKVELRIGCPDDYSLSILPLFTEILQQQIPNLYLRLRAGPSYQLREQLDLGELDLAILTRPPDSDEGLLLRHDQGIWVSSATKDVCQQRPLPLALYDTDCKFHSSAIDGLDKAEIAYHLMATSANHSGLYGLVAQGLAVAAMARSSKGELQEMCAETMPPLPAIDIVVVSATKPHLACNRPTLKNICEQFRLADQQVQSKLSDVVLS
- a CDS encoding glutathione S-transferase family protein, with the translated sequence MILHDYLPSGNGYKIRLLLSLLGQEFQVKCYNIVAGETRTAAFLALNPNGKIPVLQFDDGRCLAESNAVLFYLAQNSAYWPQDSWQQAQVLKWMNFEQYSHEPNIASVRFWLGHAGMNDTRQAQLEDKMKQGYAALDVMEQTLNQQDFFVGEQMSIADIALYAYTHVAEEGGFELNAYPAIRKWCQRISQLDNYLAIDDESVVMH
- a CDS encoding NADP-dependent oxidoreductase; the encoded protein is MSSYQSIHLVQRPLTHIEASCFELREHSTHALAEGQFRVKQTHMSLDPAMRGWMSADTDSYIPPVALGDVMRASGIAEVIESNNANFPVGASVMGMFGWTEQAVSDGTGVNIVPPGLPAEAVLAVLALPGMTAAQGLLEIAKPKAGETLLVSGAAGSVGSLVGQIAKAEGLRVIGVAGSDEKCRWLVEELGFDGAVNYKTDDIAARVAELTPDGVDIYFENTGGAIQQVAVDNMNAFGRIVVCGMIADYNNETPSAGPNWISVVKKRLSIQGFTMPDHFDRAPQLMQQVGGYLQAGKLQYRVHVLDGLASAIDGINLLFSGENQGKLIVKL
- a CDS encoding LysR family transcriptional regulator, with the protein product MDKLRALHYFAHLAESGSFTQTAEAFSVPPSSVSRRISDLEALLKQQLLQRSTRQVKLTELGALYYQQILPALHGLSDAEDLLKQQQQHPSGMLSISAMPSYGELCLAPVLNKFSQLYPDIILDLHFSDQLSNLRRDQIDIAIRGGKAPDERIVAKRLSENRFVLCASPKYLALHGQPTSPEELNLHPCLRYRSPELVLPWLYKAQQQWQELQPPIRLISNHGATLVNAALAGEGIALLPEWGISEQLAQGSLVKFDVGQDIRVSKADSTGIYLLYQGLKYQIPKIRVAVNFLLEQLPQY